TAAGTTTTTTCCCACCACTTCAATGACCTTCGACTCTAAGTTAATTCCTcttttcatggcaaaatttggTTTCAATTTAATGGCACCAAGTACTTGGGTAACTAATGACCCATCCAATGTCTGGCAATGGGAGACCTCATGCAGCTTGGATGCAGTAACACGCCCATAGCGTAGTTCTTGCCAGAGAGAGGATAATGCTTGCTTTCTAGTTTCAACTTCTGCCATTTTACACAAATCCTCCCTCATTTCTCCAGTCACAAATTCTTCAAATGGTATGGGACAATTTGTATCCCCATGCTTTATGGCAAGTCTAAATATTGAAAGCTGCATCAGTTCATTTACTTCATAGTTATGCCGTGATAGCTGGCTGTCAACGTGTCTTCTTTGACCAAATGTCAGTACtttattcaaaaaattatcaCAGTCGGGGAGAGATGTATGCTTTTCCCTGTTCATATCATGGAGGTCCGATAGCATCAAAAACTTTTTAGATGCCCCAGTACTGGCAAGGGCTGGCTTCTTCCAGTAACAGGCTATATCTGTGGGGGAAGGCTCTTCGCTTCGACGATGTACCCACATAAGGAATGCCAGAGCATGTTTGCATCCCCCTAAGAAAAACAAGGAACATCAattaaagccattaaaataatagtactACCACCTCCTCATagtgagaaaaagagagagacaaGTGCCACTACCATAGTCatcatgcaataaaaataacCAATCCATCATATGTCACCTCATGATGCCACAAACAAATTCTAttgcacaaataataaataaaatcaatcaacaATATTTGCTGGTGGATTCCTTCCCTGGTCAAAAACCAAGTAATACAGtaataaattccactgaaaaataattataaatagtacTAATATGTGCCAGACCAGCCATATTcaacgattaaaaatgaaaatcgccTTTATTCACATAAATTCTCTAGAATGTTCCCACCTTTGGCTGCTGGGCAATCTTCACAATTCACGTTAATGATGATGTCAGCCTTCTCGTCAACGTCCAAAATAACGCGATACCCcgattcattaattttatgctcGGGACATATTCTGGCTTTCATGCTGCAAATGTAGTTGTCCCTTCGTATTTGTGCGTAACCAATCGCATTGTCACCGTAAGATTCCCTGGTATTGCTGTAAACATGCATAAGAGTgggttaatattaataataagtccGCAATAACTGAATATTGCGGTAATATCTACGAAATTACATAGGATAACGCCTTCATACAAAACCACTTACCagttagccttaacgcctcgcatttcagGAACGTTGAATCTGTcctccttttttaaaaattcagtgatCATAAATATATCAACAGTGGGTAAATTGTTGGAATTTGctttctcccaaccaagattaacttttttCGAACCCATCCTGAACAGCAAACCACAGCAACAACCAGCTGAAACGGAAATgcggctaacatcccatgattatATTTGCGAAAGACGCACGTCTgtcgtgaatacatacgcaacgaatgagtcttgcagcaaacgtctgaaataggtctaTTAGTTTGACTCATTTCTTACAAAtatgttttggcatgataaatggcattgtgccaaaatataccaacgaaaaataaataccatcatttatttattaaagtttcaATGTGCTATTCACACTACTTAATGAAGCTGACACTTAAATGAATATGAACATAATACGCGATGATGAAGTCATGTGCTCAGAAGAGAAGCAGCCGTATATATATTCTGAAGgtattttatgacagcaataaTCGGATGTACTCAAATTCTGTCATTTTTCCATTCAAGAATAGTGGTAGAACCACGGCAGAACTACTGCcgtctgctactgccttgtgacgtcacggcaaatattcaacatggacacccgttttcgtgGCCTTTGAATTTGTTCATATTTCGGACAATTATCTCGAATCAATTATACACTATTacgatttaaactgtggttttacggcATTTTCATATTctgaaatgtaattaaaaaatgtttttggtgcaTTTCCAaaactagtgcacttccctattgttcaagcaatctaagcgtagcgcgcagcctccgagtctcctgcggctcccagcctaattcgcttaacatctgggtaacactgtctttaCGCCCGTAGCAGAATTTTTGacaaaccgcgcagccttcctttgtattttattcagttcgcggattaagtctttctgcaccggatcccatacgctcgctgcatattcaaggtgcggtcggacgagtgcatagaaatagcacctttcttttactttctcatccgaaaatcttcccacaatacgcttgacgaatcctaatttcttcagggctttaccgcaaatattctttatatgtgttcccaacgtgaggttcgaggttatcgtaactcccaggtacttcacttcgtctgttgcctttgtGTTAATATCAGccattgcataaacatggttagagttgaacgaattccgcaagaaatgtacagaTCCATGGTCGAACCAATTTTAACGCAGGCTCCGCtgtcattcatagccctgatgagagTTTTATACAAACTGAAACATTcgctacaacttttttgcatcatatacatttgacctatactccaagaattattttaccattaattaatcgcggtcaagaaaagaagaaaaaagtaagtattgttctggggggcacaaggataataaacgaacgcaatgataatgggatcgtattaaaaatctcgcatattcTTAAAGGGTccgggggagggggcacgtgcccccgtgcccccctttggatccgcctatgtacagaaccatggtcaaaccaatattaacgTAGGCTCCGCCCGTACGTGCGAAATCACACTAGTAGAAAAGACAATCTAATGAAAAGTCCCTCATTAGAAATCTGATGGTTGCAACGCCatggttaatatgaaataaagatgTACGTAAACAGTTGTGAGGGAGAGGaccgtggggtccggaccccgaaataaaaaaacctatttcgttccttaataaaaggaaacaaaatattgaaaaatcatgaaacgacaaaatatttctttgaaaaatgaagtttcatcgattatgaaagtgttataattagtgtaaaaaccctatacttagtaccctggttttggaccccccccgcaaacgaaatt
The nucleotide sequence above comes from Ischnura elegans chromosome 13, ioIscEleg1.1, whole genome shotgun sequence. Encoded proteins:
- the LOC124170180 gene encoding uncharacterized protein LOC124170180, which translates into the protein MGSKKVNLGWEKANSNNLPTVDIFMITEFLKKEDRFNVPEMRGVKANCNTRESYGDNAIGYAQIRRDNYICSMKARICPEHKINESGYRVILDVDEKADIIINVNCEDCPAAKGGCKHALAFLMWVHRRSEEPSPTDIACYWKKPALASTGASKKFLMLSDLHDMNREKHTSLPDCDNFLNKVLTFGQRRHVDSQLSRHNYEVNELMQLSIFRLAIKHGDTNCPIPFEEFVTGEMREDLCKMAEVETRKQALSSLWQELRYGRVTASKLHEVSHCQTLDGSLVTQVLGAIKLKPNFAMKRGINLESKVIEVVGKNLSKRIKPSGLLLHRDYPIFGASPDGITDDFVMEVKCPVSEKGIKKYIDNGVLKNRYKAQIQLQMLMAGKEQGLFCVAHPDFEVSKKVDTLWVHLDKTYLGNETGNAKKFWKRGILPKVFLSCQHN